The Paenibacillus sp. RC334 nucleotide sequence TTTTTAATATTTTGTGACATGCTGCCATCCCCCCGAGGAGTATTGAGCGAAAAGCTCTTAGATAATATGTCGGAAGTTTGCAGTTGTTTTAATAGGTTTTTAGTATACACAATTTAAAGTTTTGCTATCTTCGTCTTACTGCCACTGCTCCAGGCGCATCCACCTGTCCTAATCTATTGGCCATGAATGAAGCTGGGTTTAGTAATGTAAGGTGCTACCCAGGGAGCTGGAGCGACGGGTTTAGCTGGCGAGGAGTGAGTAAGAGGATACAGCGAAAAGCCCGCGGGAGACGCGGGCTTTTTGTGCTGCGGTTTTAGAGACTATGCCGATTCTAAACCGGACGGAATACTGGGACCTAGCTCATTTCGTAATCGCCGCAACAACCTGATCAACCAGCGCTTTCGATGAGATGGGACCGCCAAACGTCCATGTCTTGCTGTCCAATGCATAAATGCGTTTTTCTTTGACAAAATTCAGGCCGTTCCAGACCGAATTATTTTTCAGCGCTGCTCCGAAAACATCATCGTTCGGCTGCACAATATAGATGAAGTTGCTGTCCTGAACGGCAGACAACGCTTCAATGCCAACGGTTGAAAAACCATACTGTTCAAGCTTGTCCGGCTTCCAATCGTTAATCAGCCCGCTCTTCGCCAGTGTCCCGGCGACCACCGAGTTATCCGAAAACATGCGCAGGCTGGCCGCATTTTGATAAGTGAACGCCTGTGTCAGAATGTAGTGGAAATCCGCTTTACCAGCAGCGGCGAGCTTTTCTTTGGCTTCCGCATAATGCTGATCCAACTCCTTCAGCACCTGCTTCGCTTTGTCTTCTTTTCCAAGAGCGACCGCGATGTTGTTGAAAATCTCTACCATTTTGTCATGATCGTAGCCGTTACCGCTATTCAGACTATATTCGACTGTCGGTGCAATGGCTCTAAGTTGATCATAGATAGCTTCATTTCCATCAGCATTGGAAATGATCAGATCCGGCTTCAATGCAGCAATCGCCTCCAGATTGGGCTCGTTGCGTGTTCCCACATCGGTCACGCTGCTGTCCAGAGCCGCCTCTGGAGTCACATATTGCTTGTATCCAGCATTATCCGCATTACCAACGGGCTGAACACCCAGCGCAATCATATCCTCCGTAAATGTCCATTCCAGCACAACAACACGTTGTGCTGGCCGGTCGAGTGTGACCTCGCCACGATTATGCTTTACTTTCACAGGTCCCGCTGCTTCGGCTGGTGTGCTGCCGGAAGTTGACGCCTGACTTGTATCCGATACATTGCCTGCCGCTCCGCAGCCTGCCAGAACAAGCGCAAAAACCAGCAACACTAAAATCCCGCTCAAACCCTTCTTCATAGAACATATTCTCCTCGTGTATGTACATTTTATAGATAATGATAATCATTATCATTTTTTTGAATTATGACGGAGAAATACAATTTTGTCAATGATAAAAGACAGTGTCGAATGGTCAACGGAAACACTGACATGCTTTGCTTTCCGGTTCAGCGCAACGCTGACCCAGGCACTCCTACCACGGGGTAGTTGGTGCCTGGTGTCGTTATATTTTCCGAATGTTAAGAGCTTTGTAAGCATTCCCAGTCCCTTTCCTGCACACAGGAATCCGGATATAGATTTGAATTTATTGCGTTAACCCAATTGCATCGTGGTAATACAGGTATCGTCGTTTTCAAACGTGGAGATTTTGGATTTTGCAATTTTCCCCTCATGCTCCACCGTAACGCTATAGGTTTTGTCACGCGGCAGCCATAGATCAATAAATCCATTGGGCTGGGATTTTATTGAGGTTTTATTCATGACTGAATTTCCATCAGAATCGTGAATCGTTACACTGAACTCTTCATCCTTCATTTCACCTTGACAACCGGTCAGGCTATGGGTTGCACAAGGGTGAGTCTGTTCCATATATGGGGCTATCGAAAGGAAAAACTCGTTATCAGGCAAAACGTAGGCCTTTGTTGTGGTACCATCCTCTGTTATGCTCAACTGACTGGAAGTGATGGAAGCGGACTGGGCCGTTGCCTTTCTTGTACTGAAATCATGCACCAATTGCTTGATATTTGACGCTCCTTGGTTATCTGCTTCTTCTCGCTGGGCATTCCCTGCAATCAGGTATGTCCCTATGGCAACCGCAACTAACCCCGTAGCTATCAAGGTTATTTTTTTCATCTTGAGTTCATCTCCTTGTCCCTTTTTTTACTATTATAAACGAGTGCACATCAGGATGGCAGGATGAACTCTTTATGTCACCATATGCTCACATTCATCTCTGGTACAGGCCGAAAATTAAGCAACAGGCGGTTTTCACTCCATTTTTTATAGAAAATCCTGCACTTCACATAGCCACACCATGTGATCTCCATCCTTGCCCCAATAATCCTTCGCAATGGTGTAGGGTGCGCCAAATTTCCGTAGCCATTTGGTCTGGGCTATTTTGAAGCCGCTATCCAGGCAAAAATGCGTAACTTCCATTTCCTTCAGCCTGGTCATCAAAGCCCGAATTAGCGTCGAGCCTACTCCTTGTCCTTGGTAACCGGGCAGCACATATAAACTTCCCAATGTCCCCACATGTCCGAGTTCATCGTTGGTACATTTCCTGATAGTTTCTCCGCAAGGGCCATAAGAGATCGTTCCAACGACGTTATGGTTATGTTTGGCCATCAGGAAGAACAAGTCTGAATTCAAAGCTGACAAAGATGTACGCAGCAACCGCTTTTTGTGCTCAATCTCCTGCTGCATGTCGTCGATTAAGGCTTCCAGACCCTCCTGTTCAAATGCCGCAGATATGGAACTTTCAAAAACAATATCCGCCGCCTCCAGATCCGAAGGAACAGCGAGTTGAATGCTGAACTGTTTTTTCATGATGTCAAAACTCCTGGTCATTAGTCTTTTTTTTGCATTTGGCCTGATGTAGTGTCGCAACAAATGTCACTTAATGCCTCTTCCCAACCAAGGATTTAACGTCGTTGACGTTCTTTCCTTCACTTTTCAATCACCTCGAAAACAGAACTAAAAGATTCTCCATACTCTGTTATCTTATAACACACCTTTGGCGGTATTTCAGGATATACTGTTCGTTTGCAAAGCTTGCTTGATCGATAAAAAATCTGATTTCAAGCAATGCAGCTAATACTTTCATAAAGAATCCCGGCCTTTTCTTACACAATGCCTTAAAGTATGTAATCTCGCCCGGATTTCTTTCTTTTGAGTACAAAATAGGAATAATTCATTAGTATCAAATGGGAAATTAACTGTTCTGTTGGAGATTGATACTCATTCACACAGTCGAGAAGAACCTGGAAAATCCTATTTTTATCAGAGCTATAGGTCCTCATAAATATCTTTGCATCTACGAAGGCTTATTGAAATCATCGTATTGAAAATCATATAAATCATGACTGCCCATAATAAAATTGACTAATTGGCCTTGTAAGCATTTAATCTTTTCCAGTGCTGCTTGTACATCCATGTCCATCTTACTTTTGTGAATATGTTCATGCAAAACATCAATAAGCATGTGCAAATCACATTTTTGTGAGTTTTCCATTTTGAACATCATTTTATTATTTTCAATCGTTAGACGTTCATAGATATCATCACCTAAACCCAATTCAAATAAAAGATGATGAAGAAAAAACACCCTGTCTTGGGCAATCTCAAATCCATAGGATTCATCTCTAAGATGCGAAACTTGATGTTGATAATAAGATATCGAAAACATTAAAAGCTAATGATAGCAATCTAATCAGACGCTCAGCGTCAGCTTCGTTTAGAAAATCACGGTCTATTGGCACGAATGATGGCCCATTAAATAAATCATGCCAGCGCACCAACGAAATATCATCTTTATCGATCAGGATAGGAATAAAAAAATATTCATGATTTAAATCAGAAATGCGTTCGTTGAAATAAGCTCTTAGTTGATAGTCGTACATTTTAGAAAATGACATTTTTCCTCCTTGCATAGGTAAGGCTTTTTCCTAAAGTTACATGTCGCCATCCCTTCTTTAAATAATCTATCCATTTCAACCTATATTGTAATATTAATCTGGCTGGATCAACAAGACTGCATAATGAATTAATCGTACTGCTTAAATATAGAAACATGTGCTCTTTATTTCTGTATTATGGTATCTTAGAAACGGATAATATGTAGGGGGTTCTGAAAAAAGGCGTATTTAAGTCTCCTGCAAGCAGAGAGGAATGAACACACATGCAACAATTAAGCGGAGCTCTGGCCCGTTTTGTACAACAACAAAACTTGTATAATGAAGCCTACGGGCTGTTCTCTTTTTTGCTGCGCCGGAGCATCTATATCGACAACAGCTAGGCTATCGCTGGATTGGAGCTGGCGAGCTTGTCCAGGAATCCTCCTCGTGGCCGCCCCATCATGTCGTAATCGCCACTTATAATGACGATCCACTTATTGTCGATACTGGGGCAGCCCATTCCCCTGTATATGCTGCGTATGAAGGTGGCGCGCCACAGCAGGTTGCCGACTTTTTGGCTGACTTCTTTACGGCTCTTTCCATCCTGATTGAAGCTGCCCGTACCTTTAAGGGAGAATTAAAAGACGAAGACACATACGAAACCAAAAATGAATTTATCGAGCACGTAGAACCATTGTTGCATCATTTGCTGGGCGAAAATCAAACCACGTATTTATTGCAGGATTTTGCAAAATCCTCATTTGAATACCTATCCCTGTGTTAATAAAATCCTTTTGTACAAGAGAGGTGGGCCTTATATGATTTATATTGCATTGCTGCGGGGCATTAATGTGGGTGGCAACAACAAGATTAATATGAAAAAGCTCAAGGAAACGTTTGAAAAGGCAGGCATGAGCCATGTGACGACTTACATCAACTCCGGAAACATCATTTTTTCCAGTAAAGTTCAATCCAACGAGGAGCTGTCGCTCCAACTGGAGCAGGCGATTCTGGAGGATTTTAGCCTGCCTATCCGGGTCATCGTTCGCAACATGGCGGAAATCCGGGCGATTGTGAAGGCATTGCCGGAGGAATGGTCTAATGATACACAGATGAAAAGTGATGTATTTTTTCTGTGGGATGAAATTAACGATATCTCCGTTCTGGAGAAGCTTCCTTTGAAGCCGGGAATAGGCAATATAATGTATACGCCTGGGGCCATTCTGTTTTCTGTCAGCAGAGAATATATCACAAAAAGCGGGATGACGAAACTGGCCGGCTCCAGTCTGTATCAGCATATGACGGTGCGAAATGTGAACACGACCCGGCAGATTTATAAGCTGATGCAAGCAGCTGAGCAGGAAGAGTTACGTGCATTAGACTCCTGATTGGAAGCCTCCTTCCTAAGCATTTTGTTTTCGTTTAGTAGACAAATCCGAGAGCAACCGTAGAGGATAAAATCAAAAAGGGAGCCTACTTGCGGCTCCCCAACTGCATTTCTTGGATGTATTGTTCCCACTAGACTCTGCCTATCGAACTGGTGAAGTCAACCCTTCATATGGAATACCACTCACCAGACTAGCTTCGTCAAATAGTAAAACCTTCGACCAGTTTATTCAATCGGGTAGCGCTTTCCTTCACCTGATCAGACTGTTGTGCCACTTCAAGAGACTTTTCCGTCGATGAAACCATGTTCTCAGCAATGTGCTGAGTAGATACGGCAGACTGTTCGCTGGCTGTTGCAATCTCGTGGATAGCTCTCACCATGGTTTGGATCGTTGCATTCACCTGCTTAGATGTGGCGTTCAAATCATTAACTGTATTCGTATGCTCAACTACATCATTGTAATATTGTTCTGCCGTATCCTCAAGCAGCTGATAATCCTTGCCCACCTTGGCATGCAGGAAATCCAGTAATTCCTCGGCATTGGTCGTCAGATTGGCTACAGATTGTACAACCTCTTGAGTAACATTCTGAATTTGATCTACCGCCTGCTTGGACCCATCTGCCAACTTGCGAATCTCGTTAGCCACAACTGCAAACCCCCGACCTGACTCACCGGCTCGAGCCGCTTCAATAGATGCATTTAAAGCCAGCAAATTGGTTTGGGCCGTAATTTCCAGAATGGACTGGGAAAGTATACGAATTTGGTCTACCGCCTTGGCTTGTTCCAGCGCTTCCGTCATCTTTTCACTGGCCTTCCGGTAAATCTCTTTGGACGCTTTATTGGACTCACTCGCTTCATACTTCAACGCTTCGGCCTTTAGGCTTGTATCATAGGCAGACTGCGCTTTTTCTTGAGTTTTGTGCGAAATGTACTCTGCCGCCCGCTGCATTTCATCGGCAGAATGATTCATGTTTTCTGTATATGCCGAAGTCTCCTCCATCGCTGCTGATAGCTGTTCGACTGTAGCCGATACGTCTCTAATCCGCTCATTGAGATCGGTCATATTATGATTCGTCTGATCACTTAGCTGATTAATTTGGCGAGATTCATTGATAACTCCCGTAATAACCATTGAGGTTGCATCTGTCATTTGTTGAATGGCACGTGCAATGACAGCGATTTCGTTATTTCCCTTGAGCAGGGTCGGATCAAGTGCTGCCGTTAAATTGCCTTGGGTAATCTCTTCACAGTATTTCGTAATGGTGCTCATCCGAGAACGGATATTCCGAATGGCCGAAAAGGAGATCATACTAAGGACAGCCAGCACTAGAGCCAGAATCACGATCAAAACAATTGTGCGCATTTTTATCTCATTTTGCGTATTTTGATATAAGTTGGCCGATTGTTCATTGTTGTAATCAGAAATATCGGTCAGTATCTTAACAATTGCCGTACTGGATGTATTAATCCGGCCTCTCTCTTCCTTGTCATATGTTCCGGTATTTTTTTTGATTGCCATGATCTGCTCAATATTCTGATAATATGTGTCTATGCTGCTTCTTAGTTCCTCGTACAATTTCTGTTCCTTCGGGTCCAGATTCTTTTGCGAAAATTTACTTAACCCTGATGCAACGCTGTCTTTTCCCTTCTGTACCTGCTTATATTGTTTATCTGTGTACTCCTCATTATCGAGTACTTTGGTGTAGTTGGCCCGCATGTTATAAAAATCACTTTTCACTTCCAGAATATTCGTTTGGTGTTGAAAGCGATCCATATACAAAATACCTTGTCCCTCTTTAGCTTGATACATGCCGAGAACCCCTACCAACGATACAATGAGCAAACCCACCAAGCTGATCATGATCATGGAGACCATCGTTGTCGTTACCTTTAAATCTCTAAATCCTTTTACTTTTTTAGTGCTGTCTGATAGTTTTGTTCTCATCAAAACCCCTCCAGTCGTCTATGTATAATAGATCACGTTGCTCCCATGGATACTATCCCCCAAACCATAAGAATTAAGAGATTACACCGTGATGATATATATATCGGAAGAAAGCGCTTAATATTGTAACAAAAATAACAGTGCTGCTAAAATAAAGAATATTTATCCTGTGAAAGTGAGCTTGGGACAGACAAATCAGGATTTTGCAAAATTCGATTCCAGTCGCTCCGAAGTGCAATATATAGACGAACTAGACCATTTCGATCTATATATTGTTCATTGGAAGTCGCTTATTGGATTTTTGCAAAATCCTCAAATATGACTATTATTTTAGCTTCTCACGAGCTTGGAGAATTTGCTAAACTAAAACAGTAGTCTTTATACCAAACTGGGACATATATCATCAACAAATCAAGAACAATACAGGATAAATAGGAGAGAACCTATTGTGACAAACCTACAAAACAAAAAACAAGTGTATATCATCCATGGATACACTGCTTCACCGTCTGATCATTGGTTTCCTTGGCTACAAGACAAGCTACAGGAAGATGGCGTTTCTGTAGATATATTGGATATGCCCAATTCGCAAGCTCCCCAGCTTCATGAGTGGACCCAACATTTATTATCAAGTATTGAGGTTCTACATAAGGATACCTATTTTGTTGGTCATAGCTTGGGGTGTGTTTCCATATTAAGATATTTGCAGCAAGTAAGTATCCCAGAGCAACTCGGTGGTCTTGTCTTCGTCTCCGGTTTTACCGATCCAGTGCCAACCCTGCCGTCATTAGATGAGTTTACAACTGATAAGTTGGATTATGAGCAAATCATGGACTCAGTAAAGATGCGTACAGTTATTGCTTCAAAGGATGACACGATTGTCCCCTTTGCACTCAGTAAGAAACTAGCGAAAGATATCCAAGCTGATTTCCACGAAGTAGAGCACGGAGGACACTTTTTAGAGCGTGACGGCTTTACTTCCTTACCCATTGCATATCAAGTTTTAATGGATATGATGAAGAGTTGAAAAGCTTCGGGCCCGAATGAATTCCATGGAGTGAGCGTAAAAGGTAACACTTAAATTCGTAAAATACCCCATCGCTTATATTAAGCAATGGGGTACGCCCCTTTTTAACGGTCCCGGGTTACCATATAATTCATTAAATGCTTCAGAAAAGCGATGTTGCGGGGTACCTCTTTCAACGCTTCCATAGCAAGGCAGTAGTGTTCCCACATCTCTTTACCGGCACCTTCCTGACCCAGGATGGATACGAAATTCGAATTGTTGTTCTCAGAATCCTGGCCAACAGGTTTTCCGAGTAAGAGCAGATCTCCCTCCACATCAAGTAAATCATCTTTAATCTGAAAGGCAATCCCCGCGTGATACGCGAATTTCTTCAAAGCAGCAATTTCCGACTCCTTGACCTGTGCGAGCATGGCAGGCATCACCAGACAAGCCTCAAATGCCACTCCGGTTTTGAAAAAGCACACCATATTTAACTGCTCCAGTGTCAATTGCTTTCCTTTGGAATCCAGATCCATCGCCTGTCCCATACACATATCTTCTGCCTTTTGGGCCGAGTATTGTATCAAAGCAAGTACGGTTTCGGCATTGAACTGGTCAAGTGACGATTGTTCCCCAATCGCCTTCTGAATCAGATACAGACCGGTTAATTCCGCGGTAGCGCTATTATGCACCTGATGCAAGGTCTGACGCCCTCTACGGGTAGACGCATTATCCTGAGAAGGCAGATCATCGAAGATCAGGGATGCGGTATGCATATACTCCAATGATCTCAGAAGCGGCACGATTGCCGATGCGTCAAGTCCATATTCGTTCACACCCATTACCCAAGTCAATATAGGCCGTATCCGCTTCCCATCCCCTTCGAGACTGTAATTTGCAGCATCAATAAGCTGCCCT carries:
- a CDS encoding alpha/beta fold hydrolase, translated to MTNLQNKKQVYIIHGYTASPSDHWFPWLQDKLQEDGVSVDILDMPNSQAPQLHEWTQHLLSSIEVLHKDTYFVGHSLGCVSILRYLQQVSIPEQLGGLVFVSGFTDPVPTLPSLDEFTTDKLDYEQIMDSVKMRTVIASKDDTIVPFALSKKLAKDIQADFHEVEHGGHFLERDGFTSLPIAYQVLMDMMKS
- a CDS encoding methyl-accepting chemotaxis protein, which gives rise to MRTKLSDSTKKVKGFRDLKVTTTMVSMIMISLVGLLIVSLVGVLGMYQAKEGQGILYMDRFQHQTNILEVKSDFYNMRANYTKVLDNEEYTDKQYKQVQKGKDSVASGLSKFSQKNLDPKEQKLYEELRSSIDTYYQNIEQIMAIKKNTGTYDKEERGRINTSSTAIVKILTDISDYNNEQSANLYQNTQNEIKMRTIVLIVILALVLAVLSMISFSAIRNIRSRMSTITKYCEEITQGNLTAALDPTLLKGNNEIAVIARAIQQMTDATSMVITGVINESRQINQLSDQTNHNMTDLNERIRDVSATVEQLSAAMEETSAYTENMNHSADEMQRAAEYISHKTQEKAQSAYDTSLKAEALKYEASESNKASKEIYRKASEKMTEALEQAKAVDQIRILSQSILEITAQTNLLALNASIEAARAGESGRGFAVVANEIRKLADGSKQAVDQIQNVTQEVVQSVANLTTNAEELLDFLHAKVGKDYQLLEDTAEQYYNDVVEHTNTVNDLNATSKQVNATIQTMVRAIHEIATASEQSAVSTQHIAENMVSSTEKSLEVAQQSDQVKESATRLNKLVEGFTI
- a CDS encoding GNAT family N-acetyltransferase, with translation MKKQFSIQLAVPSDLEAADIVFESSISAAFEQEGLEALIDDMQQEIEHKKRLLRTSLSALNSDLFFLMAKHNHNVVGTISYGPCGETIRKCTNDELGHVGTLGSLYVLPGYQGQGVGSTLIRALMTRLKEMEVTHFCLDSGFKIAQTKWLRKFGAPYTIAKDYWGKDGDHMVWLCEVQDFL
- a CDS encoding DUF1697 domain-containing protein — its product is MIYIALLRGINVGGNNKINMKKLKETFEKAGMSHVTTYINSGNIIFSSKVQSNEELSLQLEQAILEDFSLPIRVIVRNMAEIRAIVKALPEEWSNDTQMKSDVFFLWDEINDISVLEKLPLKPGIGNIMYTPGAILFSVSREYITKSGMTKLAGSSLYQHMTVRNVNTTRQIYKLMQAAEQEELRALDS
- a CDS encoding iron-siderophore ABC transporter substrate-binding protein, whose protein sequence is MKKGLSGILVLLVFALVLAGCGAAGNVSDTSQASTSGSTPAEAAGPVKVKHNRGEVTLDRPAQRVVVLEWTFTEDMIALGVQPVGNADNAGYKQYVTPEAALDSSVTDVGTRNEPNLEAIAALKPDLIISNADGNEAIYDQLRAIAPTVEYSLNSGNGYDHDKMVEIFNNIAVALGKEDKAKQVLKELDQHYAEAKEKLAAAGKADFHYILTQAFTYQNAASLRMFSDNSVVAGTLAKSGLINDWKPDKLEQYGFSTVGIEALSAVQDSNFIYIVQPNDDVFGAALKNNSVWNGLNFVKEKRIYALDSKTWTFGGPISSKALVDQVVAAITK
- a CDS encoding CueP family metal-binding protein, with amino-acid sequence MKKITLIATGLVAVAIGTYLIAGNAQREEADNQGASNIKQLVHDFSTRKATAQSASITSSQLSITEDGTTTKAYVLPDNEFFLSIAPYMEQTHPCATHSLTGCQGEMKDEEFSVTIHDSDGNSVMNKTSIKSQPNGFIDLWLPRDKTYSVTVEHEGKIAKSKISTFENDDTCITTMQLG